In one Silene latifolia isolate original U9 population chromosome 10, ASM4854445v1, whole genome shotgun sequence genomic region, the following are encoded:
- the LOC141609509 gene encoding rust resistance kinase Lr10-like: MHKYAQLELTVGGNKHSIQHYDNEDDEQIKPVDLQAGATMERFLSDMAKEKPTRFSSQELAHCTSNFSQVLGSGGFGIVYRGEFANKIQIAVKVLKDNTTKKMEEQFMAEMSTMGRTYHINLVRLYGFCFEPTMKALVFEYMENGGLDKLIFGHQSTTIGLEKLHEIAIGIARGIAYLHEECHQRIIHYDIKPENVLLDVNLNPKVADFGLARLSNRDSSNMVMSGCRGTPGYAAPELWTPYPVTYKCDVYSFGMVLFEIVGRRRNHDSNLSGESGEWVPRWAYDKFNNGELIQMLSVLGIEEPEEREKAERMVKVALWCVQYLPNSRPMMSSVVKMLEGGVEVDPPPNPFAHLQDDLNINGRDSSNGESSEFTSSSKDTSEKFEIKVVNTY, from the exons ATGCATAAATATGCACAGTTAGAACTGACTGTTGGAGGCAACAAGCATAGTATTCAACAttatgataatgaagatgacgaACAAATAAAGCCGGTTGACTTGCAAGCCGGTGCAACTATGGAACGCTTCCTTAGCGACATGGCCAAAGAAAAACCTACTAGATTTTCCTCTCAAGAGTTAGCTCATTGCACCAGTAACTTCTCTCAG GTACTCGGATCAGGAGGTTTCGGTATAGTGTATAGAGGAGAGTTTGCAAATAAAATTCAGATAGCAGTAAAAGTACTCAAGGATAACACAACTAAGAAAATGGAAGAGCAATTCATGGCGGAAATGAGCACCATGGGCAGAACATACCATATCAATTTAGTTAGGCTTTACGGATTTTGCTTTGAACCGACAATGAAAGCTCTTGTTTTCGAGTACATGGAGAATGGTGGTCTTGACAAGCTAATATTTGGTCACCAAAGCACAACAATCGGATTGGAAAAGCTACATGAGATTGCAATTGGAATTGCAAGAGGCATCGCGTATTTGCATGAGGAATGTCATCAAAGAATTATACATTACGACATCAAACCTGAAAATGTGTTATTAGATGTGAATTTGAACCCAAAGGTGGCCGATTTTGGGTTAGCTAGGCTATCGAATAGAGATAGTTCAAATATGGTAATGTCGGGATGTAGAGGAACTCCAGGGTACGCGGCTCCAGAGCTGTGGACTCCTTATCCCGTGACATATAAATGCGATGTCTATAGCTTTGGAATGGTTCTATTTGAGATTGTAGGTAGAAGAAGAAACCATGACTCCAACCTTAGCGGAGAGAGTGGGGAATGGGTTCCGAGATGGGCTTATGACAAGTTCAACAATGGCGAGTTGATACAAATGTTGTCGGTTCTTGGGATAGAAGAGCCGGAGGAGAGGGAAAAGGCGGAGAGGATGGTAAAAGTAGCACTTTGGTGTGTACAATACTTGCCTAATTCAAGGCCTATGATGAGCTCTGTGGTAAAAATGTTGGAAGGAGGAGTCGAGGTTGATCCGCCACCAAATCCTTTTGCTCACCTTCAAGACGATTTGAATATAAATGGTCGAGACTCAAGCAATGGTGAATCGTCCGAGTTTACCTCATCATCAAAGGATACTAGTGAGAAATTTGAAATTAAAGTTGTTAATACTTACTAG